The Aureispira anguillae genome contains a region encoding:
- a CDS encoding acyl-CoA thioesterase — MTVQDKIDNSVTRIFKAVLPNTTNHYNTLFGGTALQMMDEVAFICATRFSRKRMVTVTSDQVHFKHSIPAGTLIELVAKVVYVGNTSIKVQVDIYLEEMYEESRMKAITGIFTFVAIDEDRKPIRVIETFIKK, encoded by the coding sequence ATGACGGTTCAAGACAAAATCGACAATTCTGTTACAAGAATATTTAAGGCAGTACTTCCCAATACAACCAATCACTACAATACCCTTTTTGGGGGCACAGCATTACAAATGATGGATGAAGTAGCGTTTATTTGTGCTACTCGTTTTTCTAGAAAACGTATGGTCACCGTTACTTCTGACCAAGTGCATTTTAAGCATTCTATCCCTGCTGGAACACTAATTGAACTGGTTGCCAAAGTCGTTTATGTAGGAAATACCAGTATCAAAGTTCAGGTTGATATTTATCTAGAAGAAATGTATGAAGAGAGTCGCATGAAAGCGATTACAGGCATCTTTACCTTTGTTGCTATTGATGAAGATCGCAAGCCAATCCGAGTAATTGAAACCTTCATCAAAAAATAA
- a CDS encoding cysteine-rich CWC family protein produces the protein MKKICSNCQTTFICNANDIANCQCSSVQLDKTAIALLEKTYKDCLCISCLQKIGSSLKKSSFVPPSKER, from the coding sequence ATGAAAAAAATATGTTCTAACTGTCAAACTACTTTTATTTGTAATGCTAATGACATTGCCAACTGTCAATGCTCTAGCGTTCAACTCGATAAAACAGCTATTGCGCTTTTGGAAAAAACTTATAAAGATTGTTTGTGCATAAGTTGCTTACAAAAAATTGGTTCTTCTTTAAAAAAGAGTAGTTTTGTGCCGCCTTCGAAAGAAAGGTAG
- a CDS encoding leucine-rich repeat domain-containing protein, with translation MRIIALIGLLLSTVLSNAQNDTIYTSLSDTTLQLDQVIHVDLSNQTLSNLPAQLFQCLNLQTLNLSNNKLEELPDEIANLKKLEILNLDNNILEGLPKSFKDFKALKELYLNSAIRANSINSIFGLFSKNTSLAKLELSNNSIIVLPNSIKSLKTLKHLELSKNLLVQLPKNIAKMPMLRYIGLSYNPQLDFRSAFENIAPIKTLRHIDISFNELSEVPKEVMDCRYISTLNIANNKITELPDRMTQLIRMKTLRAENNEIQTISEAFSLLEGLQHWNINNNKITALPGGIGDMAELQTLQANNNQLTDLPETIRQLRELKTLDLGKNEINKLGFNIGSLRALNYLDLNGAQLSDLKAKGLAALTALEYLDLSNNPALNWEEIMPVINQLTALQTLQLAYNNIAQVPDALAQCTQLSTIDLSGNKGIATASFWNTLATFSKLQALNLTAVELNTIPDDISNLQQLEYLNLDKNSIEILVESIGKLTDLKVLSLNSTDLKTIPATTTQLKQLEKLSLTNCMELEIDALFTAIETIKLLELDLTSSKLAPLPEKIPSLLTQKITLTNAIIEEDEVSRLKKELPNTEIIYE, from the coding sequence ATGCGAATAATTGCACTTATCGGACTACTATTATCTACCGTCCTATCGAATGCTCAAAATGATACCATTTACACCTCTTTATCAGATACTACGCTTCAATTAGATCAAGTTATTCATGTTGATTTAAGCAATCAAACACTAAGCAATCTTCCTGCTCAATTGTTTCAATGTCTAAATTTGCAAACACTAAACTTATCTAATAATAAGTTAGAGGAACTTCCAGACGAAATTGCCAATTTAAAAAAGTTAGAAATTTTAAATTTAGACAACAATATCTTAGAAGGGCTTCCTAAAAGTTTTAAAGATTTTAAAGCGCTCAAAGAACTTTATTTAAACAGCGCCATTCGTGCCAATAGTATCAATTCAATATTTGGCTTATTTTCTAAAAACACCAGTTTAGCAAAATTAGAACTAAGCAATAATAGTATTATTGTGCTTCCTAATAGCATTAAGAGCCTAAAGACATTAAAGCACCTAGAACTAAGCAAAAACTTGCTGGTTCAACTGCCTAAAAACATCGCAAAAATGCCAATGCTCCGATATATTGGGTTGTCTTACAACCCTCAATTGGATTTTAGAAGTGCCTTTGAAAATATTGCACCAATAAAAACGCTAAGACATATTGACATTTCCTTTAATGAGTTGTCCGAAGTTCCTAAAGAGGTCATGGACTGTCGTTATATTTCAACTCTAAATATTGCCAACAACAAAATTACCGAACTCCCCGATAGAATGACTCAACTCATCCGTATGAAAACACTACGTGCGGAGAACAATGAGATTCAAACCATATCGGAAGCCTTTTCTCTTTTAGAAGGTTTGCAACATTGGAATATCAACAACAACAAAATAACTGCATTGCCTGGTGGTATTGGAGATATGGCAGAGCTTCAAACACTACAAGCAAACAACAATCAATTAACCGATCTTCCAGAAACTATTCGCCAACTCAGAGAACTAAAAACTTTAGATTTAGGAAAGAATGAAATCAACAAATTGGGCTTTAATATTGGCAGTTTAAGAGCATTAAATTACTTGGATTTAAATGGGGCTCAACTTAGTGATCTAAAAGCTAAAGGACTGGCTGCTTTAACTGCCTTAGAATATTTAGATTTATCAAACAACCCTGCATTAAATTGGGAAGAAATCATGCCCGTTATCAACCAACTAACGGCTTTACAAACACTCCAATTAGCTTATAATAACATTGCGCAGGTTCCAGATGCACTTGCTCAATGTACGCAACTATCTACCATTGATTTATCGGGAAATAAAGGAATAGCTACCGCCTCTTTTTGGAATACATTGGCTACTTTCTCAAAATTGCAAGCTCTTAATTTAACAGCAGTTGAACTTAATACCATTCCTGACGACATTAGTAACCTCCAACAGTTAGAATATCTTAACTTGGATAAAAATTCTATCGAAATACTTGTTGAATCCATTGGAAAACTAACGGATCTTAAGGTCTTAAGTTTAAATTCAACGGATTTAAAAACCATCCCTGCAACAACAACTCAACTAAAGCAGTTAGAAAAGCTCTCTTTAACCAATTGTATGGAACTAGAAATTGATGCACTTTTTACAGCTATTGAGACCATTAAGTTATTAGAACTGGATTTGACCAGTAGTAAGTTGGCTCCTTTGCCTGAGAAAATTCCTTCCTTGCTTACTCAGAAAATTACTTTAACCAATGCGATCATTGAAGAAGATGAAGTTAGTCGCTTAAAAAAAGAATTACCCAATACTGAAATAATTTATGAATAA